The region ATCGTTCGCTGGTGGAGGAGTCTCCGGATGCGATCGGGATTTATCAGGACGACAAACTCATCTTTATCAATGCCACCGGCGCGCGCCAGTTGGGCGCCAAGAGCAAAGAGGAATTGCTGGACCGGAAAAACGAGCAGATCATCCATCCCGACGATCTCCCGGCCGCATTGGACCGCATCCGCCGCCGGCTGGCGGGAGAGACGGGCATGTACCCGGCCGAAGTCCGCTACCTGCGCCTGGATGGAACGACGCTGCCCGTGGAAGTCATCGCCACACCCATCACGTTCGGCGGGAAAGCGGCCGTGCAGTTCATCGCCCGCGACATCACCGAGCGCCGGCAGGCCGAACAGCATCTCCGCGAGTCCGAGACCCTGTACCATTCGCTGGTGGAGCACCTGCCGCAGCACGTCTTTCGGAAGGACCGGGCGGGCCGGTTCACGTTCGGCAACGGCCTGTTTTGCAAGAGCCTGGGCAAGCCCCTGGCGGAAATCCTCGGCAAGACCGATCTCGATTTCTGCCCGGCGGAACTCGCGGCGAAATATCAACAGGACGATCAACGCGTAATCCAGACCGGCCAGTCCTTCGAAGGGGAGGAGGAACATCGGCAGGCGAACGGCAAGAAGATCATCGTCAACGTCGTCAAGACCCCGCTGCGCGCCGCCGCCGGCCAGATCATCGGCGTGCAGGGCATCGCCTGGGACATCACCGAAAAGAAGCAACTGGAGGCCCAGATGCTGCGCACGCAGCGACTGGAGAGCATCGGCACGCTGGCCGGCGGGGTGGCGCATGACCTCAACAACGCGCTCGCGCCCATCCTCATGGCCACCGAATTGTTACGGCTGGAGTTCCCGGACACGGCGACCAGTTATCTCGAACTCATTCAATCCAGCGCCAAGCGCGGGGCGGACATGGTGAAACAACTCCTCACCTTCGCCAAAGGCGTCGAGGGCGAACGCCTCCTCGTCCAGCCGAAGCATCTGCTCAAGGAGATGGAGAAACTGATCCGGAGCACCTTCCCCAAGAACCTCGAACTGCGGGCCGATTACGCGAAGGACCTCCGGACCATCCTGGGCGATGCCACGCAACTCCTTCAAGTGTTGCTCAACCTCTGCGTCAATGCCCGCGACGCCATGCCCGAGGGCGGCACGCTGACCCTGAAAGCGGAAAACCTGGAGTTGGACGCGGTCCAGGCCGGCACCATCCTGCAGGCCAAGCCCGGCCACTATGTCGTGTGGCGGGTCACGGACACCGGCACCGGCATCCCGCCGGAGATTCAGGAACACATCTTCGAGCCATTCTTCAGCACCAAGGGGCCAGACAAGGGCACGGGCCTCGGACTGTCCACCGTGATCGGCATCGTCAAGAGCCATGGCGGCTTCGTCCAGGTTTACTCGACCCCCGGACAAGGCTCGACCTTCGCCGTCTATCTGCCGGCCTACGGTTACGGTAAGGGTGACACCTCCTTGCTGACCAAAATCGAAACGACCTTTCGTGGCCACGGCGAGACGATCCTCGTGGTGGATGACGAGGTCACCGTGCGCAACGTCCTGCGCGCCGTGCTGACCAAGTTGAATTTCAAGGTGCTCTCCGCGCCCGACGGCACCAGCGCGCTGCTTCAGGTGACGGAACAACAGGGGCAACTGCGCGCGGTGATTACCGACCTGCACATGCCCGGCATGGACGGTCTCGCCTTTGTGCGGGTGTTGAAAGGCCGCTTCCCCCAGGCCGGCATCATCGTTGCGAGCGGGCGGTTGGACGAACGGGAGGCGAACCAGTTCAAGCAACTGGGCGTCAACGCGGTGCTCGACAAGCCCTTCACGCAGGACAAGCTCGTGGAGGCGCTGAAGACAGTTTTTCAGAAATGAAACTGTCAGCGCGTGCCAGCTTTCGGTTTCCACAGTTTCATCAGAAAGTTCTCGCCACACGCACTGGCGCGCGTGACTTATACCAATCCTGTGTAAAGATCTATGGAATGAAAACCCCGCCCCTCACCCGGCCGGCGGCCACCCTCTTTCCATCCGATGGGGAGGCACGGGGTGAGAATTCCCCGAAAGAAGATTCCGCGCATTGAACCCCTGAACCCACCCCTGATCCCTCCCAGGAGGGGAGCGGCGCACGGTGGATTGTTCCCCTCCTGGGAGGGATCAGGGGTGGGTGGGTTGCCAGCAGGTTCATGTGGAGCCTCCACGTCCAGCTTGCCGCGCATCGTGGCGATGAATCCGGCCCTCCCAAACTCTGTCGTATATGCGACAAAGTTTGGGAGACAATTTCGACAAACTGCAGGCACAGTTTTCACGTTCTGATAATCGTTCATCGGCACCATGGACCATGCAAGACAACCTTTTGTTGCAGATGAAACAAGAGGTTGCAGGGGTGTTTGGGCCGGTTCATGGAAAGCCCCTACGGTGTCGATATCGCGCATCGTGGCGATGCACCCGACGCTCCCAAACTTTGTCGCATATGCGACAAAGTTTGGGAGACGATTCCGGCACGCTCATGGAAAGAAGTGCTTGACTGGTTTTACCGACCATCACCGGCAATTGATGTTATGCGCGTCATTTGGCGGAGGTTTGGTTGGCGCGGGATGCAGCACTACGCGAAGGGACGAATTCCTCAAGGCCTTGACTTTAAGGCCACGTCGTCAACGTCCTTTGCCCGCAAAAATCAGGTTTGCTTCTTCCAGCGTCTCTTTCGAGCCGATGTCGTACCATAAGCCGGGCACGGCCCAGGTGTAAACCGGTTGGCGCGGATAAAGCCATTGCACGAGACGCCCCGGTTGATCGGGATTGTTCCCTTCCGCGAGGTATTGCTTGATGAGCGGCAGCGTCGCTCGTGGATAAAAATAAAGTGCGATGCCAATAAGCGTGCTGGTCGGCTGCGGCGGTTTTTCCACAAACGAACTGATCTTCCCATCGCCATCCAGATTGACGACACCGTATTTCCTGGCCTGTTCCAGACTGCCGACATCATAGACGCCGAGCACCGGCGCGTTTTTCTCGCGACACAATCTGCCGAAGCCGTCCAGCCGTTCGCTGAATAGATTGTCCCCGGCCACGACGATGATGTCGTCGTCCACCTGCTCGCGGGTGAGGACGAGATTCAAATCTCCGATGGCACCGAGCCGGTTGGTGTCATCGGTCGAGCCGTCATTGACGATGGTGAAATTAAGTTTAGCGGTACGATAACTGTCGGCCCACTTTTGGAAATGACCGGCGAATTTTGCGTTGGTGACGACGTACACGCGATCAATCCCGCCGATCGGCGCCAGGTTGTCGAGCACGTGATCGACCATCGGTTTGCCGGCGACCGGCAGCAGTGGTTTGGGCTGCGTAAGTGTCAGCGGATAGAGCCGCGTGGCATAACCGGCGGCGAGAATGATGAGTTTCATGTTCGTTGGAGCGTTGAGTCGTTAAAATCGTTGAATCATTGTAGCCGCCGGCGTGAGAAGGCGGAAGCTCACTGCGCAAAAATCCGCCTCCTCACGTCGGCGGCTACGGTTGATCCTCATTTTTCAAACAAGCTGGGCGCAATGCGGCGGGCCAACTCCTGCGAATGCGCCAGGATTTCCGTGGCGGATTCGCATTTCAAGGCGAACTCCGCCAGCGCGCGCGCTTCATCCATCTTCAAACGGCGGATGATGAACTTGACCTGCGGCACCAGCGGCGGCGTGGCGCTCAATTCATCCACCCCCAGGCCGAGCAACAAGGGCACCAGCACCGGGTCGCCCGCCATCTCGCCGCAGACGCCCACCCAGATATTGTTCTTGTGCGCGGCTTCGACCGTCATCTTGATGAGCCGGATGATCGCCGGATGCGTCGGCTCGAAGAGATGGGCGATTTTTTCATTCTGCCGATCAACCGCGATCGTGTATTGAATCAAATCATTCGTGCCGATGCTGAAAAACTTCAGGCGTTTGGCCAGCGAGTCCGCCACCATCGCGGCGGACGGCGTCTCAATCATCGCGCCAATTTCCAGCGCGTCGTCGAACGGGATATTCTCTTTGCGCAACTCAGCCTTGTATTCCTCGACGAGGGAGTTGGCTTGGTTCAATTCCTCCAGCCCGGAGATCATCGGATACATCAACTTGACGTTGCCTTCGACACTGGCGCGGAGGATGGCGCGCAGTTGGTTGCGGAAAACGTCCCGTTCCTGCAGACATAAACGAATCGAGCGCCAGCCGAGAAAGGGGTTCGTCTCCGTCGGCGCTTCGGACACGGAAAGAAATTTGTCGCCGCCCAGGTCGAGCGTGCGAATGACGGTCGGGTGCGGTTTCAGTGCCGCGGCCACCTGGCGGTAGGATTGATATTGTTCCTCCTCGGTCGGCGCGGTTTCACGGTTGATAAAAAGATATTCCGTGCGAAACAACCCGACGCCTTCCGCCCCGTTTTTCCGGACGGCTTCCGTATCGGACGCCTGTTCCACGTTGGCGGAGAGGATGACGCGGTGACCGTCGAGCGTCACCGCCGGTTTGTCCAACGTGTCGCGCAGGTGTTCTTCCAAAGTGACCTGCTTGCGGATGAGTTTGCCATACTCGAAGAGGGATTGCTCGGTGGGGTTGATGATGACGACGCCGTTGTAGCCGTCGAGCAACGCGTACTCGCCGGTTTCCAGGTCCTGGCTGGCCTGTTTCAAACCGGCGACGGCCGGAATGCGCATGGAACGGGCCATGATGGCGGTGTGCGAGGTCTTCCCGCCAATGTCGGTGGCGAAGCCCAGGACTTTTTGCTTGTCCAACTGCGCCGTGGTGGACGGCGTAAGATTGTGGCTGATAATGATGCACGGCTCCTTGAGATGCTTCAGGTCGATGCGCTCCGTCCGCCCCAGCAGATTATTCAGCACACGCTCAGTGACATCGCGCATGTCGGTCGCGCGTTCCCGCAGATAATCATCTTGAACTGCGGCGAGCGTAGTGGCGTAACGCTCCGCCACTGTATGAAAGGCATGTTCGACGTTGACCTTCTGCTCCTGAATCATCCGGATGACTTCGTCCAGGAGCGTACGGTCTTCCAGCACCAGCAGATGTGCGTCAAAGATACCACCGTCCTCCGCTTTCATCTCGGTGCTGACCTTGTGCTGCACTTCCAGAATTTCCTGCCGCGTTTGGGAGAGCGCCCGTTCAAGACGGTTCAATTCCTCTGGCAATTCCGAGTCGGCCAGTTGGCGTTGCGTCACCGTGGCGTGGGATTTGCCGAGCACAAGGATTTTCCCCTGGCAGACGCCCGCCGAAACGGGGATGCCCCGGAATATCTTTTCTCCCTTGTGTGCAGGCTCTGGCATGAACAATTACTAACCGGACGCCGGGGGGATGGAAAGAAATTCTTGGCTGGCAAAACCGACCTGAGGACCGGAGGTTTGTCCCCTCTTGCATCAAAAAACGCTTGCCATGACAGGCGTGGTTTCGATTCACTTGTTGCCGGTTTCCTTGGTTTTCATCATGCTCGCGCCAGTTCAATCACGTCCCTGCCCCGCGACCGGAGCGGGCGCCGGGCGTTTGCCAATATGAAAAACAAAACTTCCAGCGCGCGGTCGGGCATTCTGTGTGGCGGCAACTGGATCATTGATCAGGTCAAGCTGATCGACGTTTACCCACAGCCGGAACAGCTCGCCAACATCCGTGGCCAATCACAAGGCACCGGCGGCGCACCCTACAATGTGTTGATCGACCTGGCGCGGTTCGAGTCGTCGTTTCCGCTCTTTGCCGCCGGCCTGGTGGGCAAGGACGCCCTCGGCCAGTTCATCCTTGAGGATTGCCGCCGGCATAAAATCGACACCCGCCATCTCGGCATCACAACCAAGGCGCCCACCTCGTACACCGACGTGATGACCGAGCAAGGCGGCGGGCGACGGACATTTTTTCACGCCCGCGGCGCCAACGCCCTTTGGCGCGGTGACGATTTGGATTTCAAAAAAATCAAGGCGCGGATTTTTCATCTGGGTTATCTGCTGTTGCTCGACGCGCTCGACGAACCGGATGCCACCTTCGGCACCAAAGCCGCGCGCCTGCTGGCCTCGGCGCAGGCCGCCGGAATGAAAACCAGCGTCGATGTCGTCAGCGAAGACAGCGACCGCTTCGCCCGAATCGTCTTCCCGGCGCTCAAGCACGTGGACTATTGCATCCTGAACGAAATCGAAGCGGGCAAAACCGCCGGCTTCAGAATTCGTCAACCGGATGGGCGACTGGATACCGTCGCGCTGCGTCATGCCGCCGGGGCATTGTTGCAACAGGGTGTGCGCGAACTCGTCGTCGTACATTTTCCCGAAGGTGGTTTTGCCCGGACGCGCAAAGGGGATGATGTCTGGCAATCGTCGTTGAAGCTGCCGGAGAAATACATCGGTGGTACCGCGGGCGCCGGAGACGCCTTTTGCGCCGGCGTGCTGCTGGGTTTGCATGAAGACTGGGACCTGGCGCGCTGCCTGTTGACTGGCGTTTGCGCCGCGGCGGCTTCGTTGTCCGACCCAACCTGCACGGCGGGTGTCAAATCATTGAGCGCCGCTCTCGCGCTCGCCAAAAAGTACGGCTTTCGACCAAAACTCGAACGGGGAGAGTGAAGAGCGTGATGGAGAAGTGGTCTTCTGAGAATGTGCGCGGAAACTGTAGCCGCCGACGTGAGGAGGCGGACTTTCCAACGAGCAAATCGAGGTAGTTCCGCCTCCTTACGTCGGCGGCTACGGGCTTCAAGCCCGCTCCATATACTTGCCCGTGCGGGTGTCCACTTTGAT is a window of Verrucomicrobiota bacterium DNA encoding:
- a CDS encoding PAS domain S-box protein, with amino-acid sequence MNILIVDDIAQNRKLLRAQLEAEKFTAFEAADGWEALAVLDREKIDAIISDILMPKMDGYRLCFEVRRSKQLREIPFIFYTATYTSPGDEKLCLDLGADKYVRKPASVAVILAALHEVTNGGARRAPRPSVSLEETDVLKEYSERLVRKLEQKNVELALHATALEVAANAIIITDRAGAILWANPAFTTLTGYTAEEVLGKTPRVLKSGQHGQAFYKDLWQTILSGQTWRGEFINRRKDGRLFYDEHTITPVRSNGAITHFIGIMHDVTERKQAEIHIQHLNRVYAVLSDFNHTIVHVREPQKMFEAACRIAVEQGGFRLAWIGLVDSTRKSLKPVAHAGVTDGYLEKLKVVLGDDPHGRGPTATALRDGTHVVCNDLEHDPRLTPWQADARQLGYRALAVLPLTVGGEKVGTFNLYASEPGFFDDAEMRLLDELAMDIGFALEMSQQEAKRQRAEEALKLFRALVDQSNDTIEVVDPQTGRFLDVNEKGHLALGYSREEFLALSVFDLDPTVDPAAFPRVVEELRKSGVLRREGSHRRKDGSTFPVEVSIKYVRLDRDYAVAVVRDITERKRAEAALRESEDRYRSLVEESPDAIGIYQDDKLIFINATGARQLGAKSKEELLDRKNEQIIHPDDLPAALDRIRRRLAGETGMYPAEVRYLRLDGTTLPVEVIATPITFGGKAAVQFIARDITERRQAEQHLRESETLYHSLVEHLPQHVFRKDRAGRFTFGNGLFCKSLGKPLAEILGKTDLDFCPAELAAKYQQDDQRVIQTGQSFEGEEEHRQANGKKIIVNVVKTPLRAAAGQIIGVQGIAWDITEKKQLEAQMLRTQRLESIGTLAGGVAHDLNNALAPILMATELLRLEFPDTATSYLELIQSSAKRGADMVKQLLTFAKGVEGERLLVQPKHLLKEMEKLIRSTFPKNLELRADYAKDLRTILGDATQLLQVLLNLCVNARDAMPEGGTLTLKAENLELDAVQAGTILQAKPGHYVVWRVTDTGTGIPPEIQEHIFEPFFSTKGPDKGTGLGLSTVIGIVKSHGGFVQVYSTPGQGSTFAVYLPAYGYGKGDTSLLTKIETTFRGHGETILVVDDEVTVRNVLRAVLTKLNFKVLSAPDGTSALLQVTEQQGQLRAVITDLHMPGMDGLAFVRVLKGRFPQAGIIVASGRLDEREANQFKQLGVNAVLDKPFTQDKLVEALKTVFQK
- the ptsP gene encoding phosphoenolpyruvate--protein phosphotransferase, whose protein sequence is MPEPAHKGEKIFRGIPVSAGVCQGKILVLGKSHATVTQRQLADSELPEELNRLERALSQTRQEILEVQHKVSTEMKAEDGGIFDAHLLVLEDRTLLDEVIRMIQEQKVNVEHAFHTVAERYATTLAAVQDDYLRERATDMRDVTERVLNNLLGRTERIDLKHLKEPCIIISHNLTPSTTAQLDKQKVLGFATDIGGKTSHTAIMARSMRIPAVAGLKQASQDLETGEYALLDGYNGVVIINPTEQSLFEYGKLIRKQVTLEEHLRDTLDKPAVTLDGHRVILSANVEQASDTEAVRKNGAEGVGLFRTEYLFINRETAPTEEEQYQSYRQVAAALKPHPTVIRTLDLGGDKFLSVSEAPTETNPFLGWRSIRLCLQERDVFRNQLRAILRASVEGNVKLMYPMISGLEELNQANSLVEEYKAELRKENIPFDDALEIGAMIETPSAAMVADSLAKRLKFFSIGTNDLIQYTIAVDRQNEKIAHLFEPTHPAIIRLIKMTVEAAHKNNIWVGVCGEMAGDPVLVPLLLGLGVDELSATPPLVPQVKFIIRRLKMDEARALAEFALKCESATEILAHSQELARRIAPSLFEK
- a CDS encoding nucleotidyltransferase family protein, with translation MKLIILAAGYATRLYPLTLTQPKPLLPVAGKPMVDHVLDNLAPIGGIDRVYVVTNAKFAGHFQKWADSYRTAKLNFTIVNDGSTDDTNRLGAIGDLNLVLTREQVDDDIIVVAGDNLFSERLDGFGRLCREKNAPVLGVYDVGSLEQARKYGVVNLDGDGKISSFVEKPPQPTSTLIGIALYFYPRATLPLIKQYLAEGNNPDQPGRLVQWLYPRQPVYTWAVPGLWYDIGSKETLEEANLIFAGKGR
- a CDS encoding carbohydrate kinase family protein, which translates into the protein MKNKTSSARSGILCGGNWIIDQVKLIDVYPQPEQLANIRGQSQGTGGAPYNVLIDLARFESSFPLFAAGLVGKDALGQFILEDCRRHKIDTRHLGITTKAPTSYTDVMTEQGGGRRTFFHARGANALWRGDDLDFKKIKARIFHLGYLLLLDALDEPDATFGTKAARLLASAQAAGMKTSVDVVSEDSDRFARIVFPALKHVDYCILNEIEAGKTAGFRIRQPDGRLDTVALRHAAGALLQQGVRELVVVHFPEGGFARTRKGDDVWQSSLKLPEKYIGGTAGAGDAFCAGVLLGLHEDWDLARCLLTGVCAAAASLSDPTCTAGVKSLSAALALAKKYGFRPKLERGE